A window from Deltaproteobacteria bacterium encodes these proteins:
- a CDS encoding OmpA family protein yields MHRGESVASNELCFCPQGFFNYNLDLSQRRADAVRKYFVQRGYQSDRIQAHGLGEGHPIADNTSAEGRANNRRVEIVIARDSHTSNQ; encoded by the coding sequence ATGCATCGCGGGGAGTCTGTTGCTAGTAACGAGCTGTGCTTTTGCCCACAGGGTTTTTTCAATTACAACCTTGATCTATCACAACGTAGGGCAGATGCAGTACGCAAATATTTCGTGCAGCGCGGTTACCAATCCGATCGCATCCAGGCTCATGGGCTTGGTGAGGGGCATCCTATCGCCGACAACACCAGTGCAGAGGGACGTGCCAATAATCGTCGCGTTGAAATTGTCATCGCACGAGATTCTCACACATCCAACCAGTAA